tatatataagaGATATGTTACAGTttgtggctttctttttttttttttcttttttaaactttgatAAAGCTGCAGTATCATGGTTTTTTCACAGGAACTTCTTGCCCTTTCAAGAACATTCAGAAAAGTATCCACCCAtagatttaattatttcataataAGCATCCTAGGAACTACCAGCACGGTTTACTAACAGTCCACACACCATTGTCATCATCATAAGCATCTTCTActttcagtactttttttttctatgtttttttcttttgtttgtttataaaaaagGGGGAGTTTTGGAAGCTTCGTATTAAAGTACAGTGTAAAAACTAGCCTAGCACTAGAATGGAGTCGCCCGTTATTATTTATAGCATGCACCCGctgtcaccaccaccaccccccgcCCTCCCTCGGCCGCGCCTCGCTCGCAGCCCGCACCCCCCTCGCGGGCCCCGGTGCGACCGGGTCAGCCCggccctgctctgcccttccCGGCCCTCAGGAGAAGATGCGGATGGCCTGGGTGACGGCGCTGTGGCAGACGGGGCACTGCGGCTCCGTCTTCTCGCAGATGCGGTTGGCGCACTCCATGCAGAAGAGGTTGTGGCCGCAGGGCACCAGCGCCGCGATGACCTCGCTCTCGAAGCACACCGAGCAGTCGCGGCTGCCCTTCCGCCGCACGCCGGACGAcgagcaggaggagctggacgaggagctggaggaggaggaggaggaggcggacGAGTCGGAGGGCAGCCCCGGCAGGTGCGCGCCCAGCCCGTTGCCGTACAGCGGGTAGGAGCCAGCCAGCAGCCGCCCGCCGGGGTCGCTGCGCACCCGCCGCGCCAGCGGGTGCtcgggccccgccgcgccgccgtGCAGGGGCGGGGAGAGCCGCGCCGGGGGcggggcgccgccgccgcgccgggggCCGCTCACCAGCAGCGCCAGGTTGGCATTGGCGGGCGCCGCGCCCGGGAAGGCGGTGGCGGGCGAGGGCGCGGGCGAggggggcgcggcggggccgcgctCGAACTGCGGCCAGAGGAGCGCGgcccccggcggcggggcgggcgccaGGTCGAAGCCGGGCGGCGAGTCGAACGGCAGCTCGGAGCAGCAGTCCGGGGAGGAGAGAAcgtcgccgccgccgccgccgtaCACGTAGCCGTTGGCGCTGCcgctgttgttgttgttgttgccgTTGTGGGTGAAGCTCAGCGCCGGGCTCGGGGGGCTGTAGTCGGCCAGGCGggcgccgccgcccccccccgaGCCGCCGCCGAAGTAGGAGTCGGTGGAGGCGCTGCCCAGCGAGCTGGAGCTGTCGTTGCGGTAGTTGCAGAAGGGCTTGCGGCCCGGGGTGGGAGTGATGCTGGGCGGCGTGGGCTTGCTCCAGAGGCTGCCCGTGCCATTCAGCTCGAAGCCCACATCCGTGCCGTTGGCGTGGAAGTCGTTCTCGTCCGTCAGCTCGATGATGCCGCCGGTGCGCATAGCGATGTGCGCCTCGATCTCCTCCCGGGCCCGGTCCACATTCTCGGGCATGCCTGTCACCTCAAAGACTGGCTCCTTGTCCCGGCTCGGGGTCACAATGTAGGTGTGCGTCTGCTGCTGGATGCGCTTGATGGTGGCCCCCTTGGGCCCCACAACCAAGCCCACCACGCGATAAGGCACCCGCACCTGGATGGTGGTTTGGCCGGGCAGGTTCGGGGGGCCGGGGACAGTGCCGTTCAGGGCTGTATTCTTGTTCCGTGATGCTCGGATCATGGAGAAGTGCTCGGCCGCTGAGATGATCTCCCTGCGGGCCATGGCCACATCTTCCTTTCTGCCCGTCACAACAAAGAGCGGCTCCTCCCCGCGAACCGGGGTCTTGATGTAGGTGTTGGTCTTTGCCCGCAGAGCTTTGATTTTACAACCTGGGAACAGAGATGCGGGAGATGGAGGGcgaaggggagggggaggaaggggaggtgGTGGGGGAGAAGCGGTTACAACCCATTATTTGGGTGCAGCtaaggaggggagaaaaaacacaccCACCCGAAACACATTGCCCCCTACCCCAGGTGATCGCTGGCATCTCGTCCAGTCATCCCAGTCACAGTGTAAAGTAATGTCAGCCCACAGCCCTGGCACACGCCCAAAGGCATCGCAAGTGGCCACCGATACATCTGCCATGCAAACTGCCCCAAAACTACCAACGTGCATTTCACAGGAATGGCAACAAAAAAGGAGCGTGCAGAAAAACTGCAcgaccagaaaaaaataaaataaaataaaatgcaagcaGCCCTAACAAACCAGCACACCCGCCAGTCCACATTCCTGCTCAGCACTTTCCTCTcggaaaaataaaatcagttcttAGGAAGGTGAGGAGCAGCGGCTGTACGGAATGAGCCACATTCCCCACTGCGGATGCTTTATTCCAATCCCATTGTTCCACTTCCCCActccatttctcttccttaaaaataatccaCGATTTCTAAGTTTGGGGGGAGGAAGCATCGAGGCTCCCATTTTCCTCCCGTTTCCTCTTGCAAATCTTAACTTTTGCAGCCGGAGGAAAGGAGCGATTTTTATTATTATCGcggttgttctttttttttccctttttcctttcccctcccgGCAGCTGAAAGTGCATCCCGAAACTGATGCATAACGCTCCTCGGGAACATCACTGCTGCACTTTCTTTGTCTGGAGAAGCCGGCGCTGGCCACCACAGGACGACTGCAGCTCGCCCGGGCACGGCCAGTGCGACAGCTGAGCCGCTCGCCCGGCAGCGCGGCGGGGAGCCCCGCTGGCCCGCACCCCCGAGAGGCATGCagtccgtccgtccgtccgtcaCCCACCTTGTCTCCCCACTATCTCCGCGACATGCTCCGAGCTGGGCACCGGGACGCACTCGGTCATGTTCACGCTCTTTTTCCGAGGCTCGCTGTCGTAAATGGAGCCCGTCTCGTCGTtgtccagccccagcagggagAGCTGATCCAGGGCGATCTGGAGGGCTCTTTGGTCATCCAGGGTCTCTCCCCCGCCACCGccaccaccgccgccgccgccgccgctcccgtTCCTCTCCATGTCTGCGAAAAGCGAGCTGGGCATAGTCCCTGCGAGCGCTGCACCCTCCTCCTGCGCTCGGCTCAGTAGTAAAAGATCAGACACAAAGGAAAACCCAAGGCAGATGGccagcaggagagaagggaagggagggtgGGCGACTGCTGGAGACCGGGGAGTTGTTGCCTTTTGCTTGTatattttgtatctttttttttgccttttttttttccctccgCTCAGTGCAATCCGGTTTATAAGATGTTCTCAGGACCCCCCCCACGGCTCCCCCCCcggaggttttttttttttgggttggttttttttttttttttttttttttttttttgtcggctgggggtggggtggggggttgGGAAGAGGATAGCGAGAGGAGCTCCGATGGCTTCCCCCCCTCGAGTTCCTCGCCGGCCACAATGCCAAGCGACGGCAGCGTTTCTTTAAGGAGCCCCTCCCAGGCTCCACTCCACTCACTCAGcgttttttttccctcctctcccctcctctgtCTGAGGCGCTGCTGCAGCCAGACGGCTCCGGAGAGGCGGGCGGAGGGCGGAGGGACGGGGAGAGCGGGGGGGGCCCGCAGCGCACCCGCGATCGCTGAcagccccgcgccgccgccatTGGCCGGGCGCGGCGCGGAGGGGCCGGCGCTgacccccctccctccccgcgccccggcccggctccgCTCTTTGTTGTCGGGTGCCGAAACAATaccgggccccgccgcccggTTGCGATTCCCCGGTCTCTCCGTGCTGCCCGTCTTCTCGCCGGCCGTGTATTGCTTCCCCCGCCCGCTCCCGGCACAGCCCCGGCGGTGGTGGGGGTGTTGGGCTCTTTCGGgtggttattttttgtttggcaGGGGGGCGTGTGCCGAGATGGGCGGACACCGCGGTCCTTTGTGTGCCGCCTGCCTCGGGACGAGCGCGCTGCCGGCACCGGAGCCCTCCGCACTCCCATACGGAGGCCGGCACCGGGCGGGCTGCGCGCCCCGGAGGGTCCCTCACGGACCCCGCGGGTCGGCGGCTGCACCGGGCGCGCAGACCCCCCTCGGCGGCTCCCTCGCGCGGGCCCGCCCGCCGCCTGCGCGCGCCCTGCGCCTGCGCGCCCCTCCCCCGCCCCGCGCACTGCGCGCGCGCGGCCGGCGCTGACAGGACCCGAggggcccggccccggctcccTCAGCTTGCGCGGCCCCGGGGACCCTGCCCTGGGCTTCCCCCCGCGGCGGGACAACGGGAGCCGCACCCCGCGGGGAGCGGGAGGGGGCACACAACGGGAGCCGCGGTGCCCTGAGAAGCGGGAGGGCAGCGGCCGcgcctcctgctcctccctgggGGTCCGGCAGCAGCGAGGCCCCGGCGGCAGCACCTGGAGCCGGAGCCCGGAGGTGCCGCCGCGATTCAGGTTGCCCTGCGTGAGGATCGGGCGGGGTGACCCGGTCGGTTACAGGCTGTGGCATGAGTGGCAAATCCTGCGCTCCCCGGCTTCCCTCACCGAGCAGCATCAACGCTTCAGGGTCCGAAGGGAGAGGGCTCATCACGCCTAACTGCTCTAGCAAATCCTTACATCCATCTTGTTAAACCTCTAGAAAATAAATCACCCTTGCCCCTTCCTTGGACCTTGCGTGACCAAACCGCTTTCAGCTCTCTGCCACCACAGGACCCTTCAACCAGTAAAACCAGTTTTTCATCAAGTACCTTGTCACGAAAACCTTCCTTTAGTCTGGTGACAAGACATGAAAGTGTCTTCACCGTTCTCATAAAAACGCCACCATCACGTTTTACTTCTCCAGCTTTTGTACATGTCTCTATGAGCACCCACACTTAGTCCTTGCCAGCTGTGAGGTACAAAAGATTTAACTTCTTACTTCAGAAATCAAATACTCAGTAATTGTTTTCCAGGATCAAGTTTGAAGGGCACAGACGTTTACAAGTGCCCACAGATCTGTTTAGCCAGCTGCCTGTACAAACAAGTGTAACAAGTCACAGGTAATTGTTTACACACAGTGTTTATTGCAAATTACTGGCACTTCCTCAGGATGTTTGCATGTTTTATAACAAAGCTCCAGTGGATTGTTTGCTAGCAGGGGTATACACTGGTGATGTGCTTTCCCAAGTGCTTGGCTTGTCCCATCAGCCAAGGAAGTTCAGTggtttaatatttaaaagattaCTTATTTTACACATTTACAGTCCACTTCCATAGGGAGTAAACGAGAGATTACTTCTGAGCACTCAAGAAACTAGAAGGCTCTTAACTATTTTCAACATTGAAcgttttttttaaacagagaaaaagcagatggacagagcctttgacagcaataaaattaatgctctttattattaaataaaatgcaaatgaaaagtctgctgctttgcagccttTTTAACTCAAGGACTCTAAAATCTGTGAGACAGAAAATAACTGTACCCATTTACCAGACGGGGCAGGACAGGACAGAGATGAGGGAGAGACACGTTAGTGTAGAGGATTGCTGTTGGTGAAGTCCAACAGCAAAGGCCATCAATACTGAAATGCAAAGATACAAGGAGAGTGGTTGGGTTGTGCTTGGATTTTccctgttctttgttttgtttattctcCTGATTTATGTTATagccttttttctccctccccgCCTCATCTGCTTAAACTCTGATTGTGCTTCTGCCCAAGATCACTGTACTGAACACTCAGGTACTGACTAAGGGGAAACAGGAAACCAAGTTATCTTTAGGTTTATGTTCctagataggaaaaaaaattctcaaaacAAGATTCCATGCAGAtctagctttatttttctaatgttaaGCCAGAAGGTCaaattgaaaatgtttaaaatgcatttcagaataAGCATGACACttgccaggagcagggggagaaggaGATGCATTTCTGGGAGACTAAGTGGGCACTGGTGTCAAGTCTCCCATGAATCCTGTGGAATGATCCAACATCTTGAGGGCTATTGCTTTTTTactattttagaaaacatttaagagCAAACTGCagggaataataataataacaataaaaaaagttaTACTGGTGTGCCTTAAAACATGCACGCACCAACAGTGCAGCCCCCCTGGGAACACAGAATCTATGCAATAGCGTGCTCATATAGCAATGAGCAGTTATACAAGATTCATATGGATCTGCTTACTCCACAGAAGTATTTCTCCAGAATAACTTAATCAGATCTAAATTAAAGCATTATCTATCGACATAATGCCTTTCATTCCATAAAACCTTGAAACATATGCAGCATTATAGTAAACTCCCTCTCTGGGGGAGAGAGCAAACATCTACCTACCAATTTACAGCAGCTTAACAAAAGCAGGAAGGGAGGATGTATTACAGGCAATACAGGACTCGTTGCAGGAGGAGTGTAATTCTCAGTCCTTTTAGGTTCTCTCTGTTATCATTTCCCATTTGTGACAGAGGTAATAAAACTTCCTTCCTCCAACCTTTATTTAATTAAAGTGTAAGGTCTTTGGGGCAGTGAGCTTACTGTGTGTACATATACCGCACCTAGCATGAAGAGGTCATGAATTAATCTGAGGCCTTTAAATACTACTCTAAATACAAAGCAGTAGCAATAATACGAATAGGATATAATTTTCACTTAGAACAGATGAGACCTCTGTTTTCAGTGTATCATCACAAGGAATAAATTACATGCATCTTGGGGAATAACTAAATTAAGGGTCAAGGAAAAGGATTTCATACCAGAGACTTGCAATTTCACTCTCTCCCAGTTGTTTACCCTTAAGGATACAGTTGCCTACTAAAATGCT
Above is a genomic segment from Strigops habroptila isolate Jane chromosome 9, bStrHab1.2.pri, whole genome shotgun sequence containing:
- the MEX3B gene encoding RNA-binding protein MEX3B, translated to MPSSLFADMERNGSGGGGGGGGGGGGETLDDQRALQIALDQLSLLGLDNDETGSIYDSEPRKKSVNMTECVPVPSSEHVAEIVGRQGCKIKALRAKTNTYIKTPVRGEEPLFVVTGRKEDVAMARREIISAAEHFSMIRASRNKNTALNGTVPGPPNLPGQTTIQVRVPYRVVGLVVGPKGATIKRIQQQTHTYIVTPSRDKEPVFEVTGMPENVDRAREEIEAHIAMRTGGIIELTDENDFHANGTDVGFELNGTGSLWSKPTPPSITPTPGRKPFCNYRNDSSSSLGSASTDSYFGGGSGGGGGARLADYSPPSPALSFTHNGNNNNNSGSANGYVYGGGGGDVLSSPDCCSELPFDSPPGFDLAPAPPPGAALLWPQFERGPAAPPSPAPSPATAFPGAAPANANLALLVSGPRRGGGAPPPARLSPPLHGGAAGPEHPLARRVRSDPGGRLLAGSYPLYGNGLGAHLPGLPSDSSASSSSSSSSSSSSSCSSSGVRRKGSRDCSVCFESEVIAALVPCGHNLFCMECANRICEKTEPQCPVCHSAVTQAIRIFS